The following nucleotide sequence is from Streptomyces sp. NBC_00239.
CGAGGAGTGTCATGGTCGCCGGCACCAGCACCATGCGTACAACAGTGGCGTCGATGAAGATCGCGGTGGCCAGGCCGAGCCCGAACATCTTGGTGGAGGGGTCCTCGGCGACGGCGAAGGACAGGAAGACCGCCACCATGATGAGGGCGGCCGAAGTGATGATCCGGGCGGTGCGTGAGATGCCCTCAACGATCGCCGTGCCGTTGTCGCCGGTGCGCAGGTACTCCTCGCGCACGCGGGAGAGGAGAAACACCTCGTAGTCCATCGACAGGCCGAACAGGATGGCGAAGAGGAACATCGGGATGAACGACACGATCGGAACCGTCGCTTCCAGCCCGATGAGTGCGCCTCCCCAGCCCCACTGGAAGACGGTGACCATGATGCCGTAGGCCGCGCCGATGCTCAGCAGGTTCAGCAGTACCGCCTTGAGCGGTACGAGTATCGAGCGGAAGACCAGCATCAGCAGCAGGAACGACATCGCCAGCACGGCGGCGACGAGCACCGGCAGGCGTTGGCTGGTGCGTTGGCCCACATCGGACAGGCTCGCGGTGGCGCCGCCGACGTGGGCCCTGGCCGGGCCGTGCCCGATCGCCGTGGGCAGCACGCCGGTGCGCAGCCGGGCGATGGTGTCGGCCGTGGCCTTGTCCTGAGGGCTGGTGGTCGGGAACACCACGAGGGTCGCGATGCCGGTGGCCCGATCGATGTGCGTCGGCGCGACGGATGCGATGCCCGGATCCGCCGCGACCGCCCCGACGAGGCGGTCCAGCACTCGCGGATCACCGGCGGGGTCCGCGGCGATGACGAGGGGACCGTTGGTGCCCGGGCCGAACCCCTCGGCGACGAGGTCGTAGGCGCGGCGCTCGGTACGGCTGAGGGGCATTGAGCCGTCGTCGGGCAGGCCGACGCGCAGGCCGAGCACGGGCAGCGTCGCGGTCAGCAGCAGCCCCGCCGCGCCGATCGCGTACAGCACCGGGTGCCGGCTGACGTGCCCGATCCAGCGCCGCCAACCGGCGGCGGGAGCGGTGCCCGCCACCGTGTTCCGCCGCCGTGCGAGGCCCAGCTTCCCGGTCTGCAGAGCCCGGCCGATCCGGCCGGGCCGGGCCAGGCGTGGGCCGGCGGCGCCGAGGAAGGCCGGCAGAAGCGTCACCGACGCGACCACCATGGTCAGAACGACGATCGAGACGGCGAGCCCGCCCACCGTCATGAACGGCACGTTCGCGACCGCCAGGCCGAGGATCGATACGACGACGACGACGCCGGCGAAGACCACGGGCCTGCCCGCCGTGGCCACCGCTCGCCCCGCCGCCTCGTGGGGATCGAGCCCGCGCGCAAGGTACTCCCGGTGCCTGGCGAGCACGAACAGCGCGTAGTCGATGCCCACTCCGAGCCCGACCATGCTGCCCAGGATCGGGGCGAAGGTCGGGACGTCCGTCACCCCCGCCAGTACCGTCATCGTGGCAACTCCGATGGTGAGCCCGAAGACCGCCATGCCGATCGGCAGCGCGGCGGCGACGAGCGAACCGAACGCCAAGAACAGGATCGTGGCCGCGGCGAGGATGCCGATCAGCTCGCTTGCGCCGCCGTCGGGGTCGGAGAAGGCGTAGAAGAGGTTCCCGCCCATCTCGATGCGAAGGGGCACCTCGGCGCGCAGCCGGTCGCCGAGATCGACGAGGGCGTCGAGGTCTTCGGCCGACAGCCGGCTCTGGTCGGGATACTGCACCCGGACGACTGCGATCCGCCCGTCGGCCGAGACAAGGCCGCCGCGCACGGCGGTGTCCCCGCGGGCGTCGAGTGCCCCCGCCGGGTCGCTCGTGCCGAGCACGTGCGGCAGCCGCTTCACCTCGGTCTGCAGCCGCGTGAGAGCGGTGCGCGCGCTGCCGTGGTCGAAGAACGTCGCACCGCCGTCGAGGGGAGTGACGACCACTTGGGCGGTCATCCCCTCCTGGCCGGTGCCGGCCCGCTCG
It contains:
- a CDS encoding MMPL family transporter; amino-acid sequence: MLSKALLRLGASAARHPWRVIAAWLIAATLAVLAAIAFGGRTADSMTAPGLDSQRAAELIERAGTGQEGMTAQVVVTPLDGGATFFDHGSARTALTRLQTEVKRLPHVLGTSDPAGALDARGDTAVRGGLVSADGRIAVVRVQYPDQSRLSAEDLDALVDLGDRLRAEVPLRIEMGGNLFYAFSDPDGGASELIGILAAATILFLAFGSLVAAALPIGMAVFGLTIGVATMTVLAGVTDVPTFAPILGSMVGLGVGIDYALFVLARHREYLARGLDPHEAAGRAVATAGRPVVFAGVVVVVSILGLAVANVPFMTVGGLAVSIVVLTMVVASVTLLPAFLGAAGPRLARPGRIGRALQTGKLGLARRRNTVAGTAPAAGWRRWIGHVSRHPVLYAIGAAGLLLTATLPVLGLRVGLPDDGSMPLSRTERRAYDLVAEGFGPGTNGPLVIAADPAGDPRVLDRLVGAVAADPGIASVAPTHIDRATGIATLVVFPTTSPQDKATADTIARLRTGVLPTAIGHGPARAHVGGATASLSDVGQRTSQRLPVLVAAVLAMSFLLLMLVFRSILVPLKAVLLNLLSIGAAYGIMVTVFQWGWGGALIGLEATVPIVSFIPMFLFAILFGLSMDYEVFLLSRVREEYLRTGDNGTAIVEGISRTARIITSAALIMVAVFLSFAVAEDPSTKMFGLGLATAIFIDATVVRMVLVPATMTLLGRTNWWLPRWLDRMLPRGRVGTDADAESTGETPGPRLVDR